One part of the bacterium genome encodes these proteins:
- a CDS encoding ATP phosphoribosyltransferase regulatory subunit: MSKLGTDPYKGVQDFYPEDMAVQNYIFNTWRKTVESKGYLEYSASILEPAELYKSKTSEEIVNEQTFTFVDRGGREVVLRPEMTPTLARMVAARRKSLKFPLRWYSIPNVFRYERPQRGRRREHWQLNCDLMGIAGVEAEVEIILLAHTIMKAFGAKDEDFDIRINSRKALPEGASMETVRKIDKGEETNIEIKETDEIRVLLEKLEEAGIKNAKFDPKIVRGFDYYTGMVFEVFDTHQDNNRSLFGGGRYDNLLEVFGVDPVPTVGFGMGDITLRDFLETHGLPTHA, translated from the coding sequence ATGTCAAAACTTGGAACCGACCCGTACAAGGGCGTGCAGGACTTCTATCCAGAAGATATGGCCGTTCAGAACTATATCTTTAACACATGGCGTAAAACTGTAGAAAGTAAAGGATACCTTGAATACAGTGCCTCTATTCTCGAGCCGGCTGAACTTTATAAAAGCAAAACCAGCGAGGAAATAGTAAACGAGCAGACTTTCACTTTCGTCGACCGAGGAGGCCGAGAAGTGGTCTTGCGCCCGGAGATGACTCCGACACTAGCTCGTATGGTCGCGGCACGTCGTAAGTCTCTTAAATTTCCCCTCCGTTGGTATTCCATACCGAATGTTTTCCGTTATGAACGCCCTCAGCGCGGGCGCAGGCGCGAACACTGGCAACTGAATTGTGACCTTATGGGAATTGCGGGAGTGGAGGCAGAGGTAGAAATCATTCTCTTGGCACACACGATAATGAAAGCATTCGGAGCGAAGGATGAGGACTTCGACATACGAATAAATAGCAGAAAGGCATTGCCGGAGGGCGCCAGTATGGAAACAGTGAGAAAAATCGATAAGGGAGAAGAAACAAACATAGAAATAAAAGAAACAGATGAAATACGTGTTCTCCTTGAAAAATTAGAAGAAGCCGGCATCAAGAATGCAAAGTTCGACCCTAAGATCGTGCGCGGATTTGATTACTACACCGGGATGGTATTCGAGGTCTTTGACACACACCAGGATAACAACCGCTCCCTTTTCGGAGGCGGGCGATATGATAACCTGCTTGAGGTATTCGGTGTCGATCCTGTTCCGACTGTCGGCTTTGGCATGGGAGACATTACTCTTCGAGACTTCTTGGAAACGCACGGCCTGCCTACACATGCGTAA
- a CDS encoding thioredoxin domain-containing protein, which yields MEQSPLNKHLIPLAIIVAGGLVAGAIYFGGGSPSNLALNNRNPLDRNDEVEITPVKDTDHILGSRNAALVIVEYSDTECPFCKTFHNTMKEVVNSYSGQVAWVYRHFPIAQLHTKAIKEAEATECAAELGGNQAFWSYLDKIFETTNSNDSLDLAQLPRLATAIGLNETDFNECLSSGRHNAAVLQSVEEAVKAGARGTPYSVIIAKNGEKVVINGAEPLVNIKTKIDALLK from the coding sequence ATGGAACAAAGTCCGTTAAACAAACATCTCATCCCGCTTGCGATCATTGTAGCCGGCGGGCTCGTGGCCGGCGCCATCTACTTCGGCGGAGGCTCACCGAGCAATCTGGCCCTTAACAACAGAAACCCATTGGACAGAAACGATGAGGTCGAAATTACTCCGGTAAAAGACACGGACCACATTCTCGGCTCAAGGAATGCCGCTCTGGTGATAGTCGAGTATTCGGATACCGAGTGCCCTTTCTGCAAAACTTTCCACAATACTATGAAAGAGGTGGTGAACTCTTACAGCGGACAAGTTGCCTGGGTTTACAGACATTTCCCTATCGCCCAACTGCATACCAAAGCAATTAAAGAAGCGGAAGCGACCGAATGCGCGGCAGAGCTCGGCGGCAACCAAGCTTTCTGGAGCTACCTCGACAAAATCTTCGAGACCACCAACTCCAATGATTCGCTTGATCTGGCTCAGTTGCCGAGACTCGCCACGGCAATCGGACTCAATGAAACCGACTTCAACGAATGCCTTTCAAGCGGCCGACACAACGCCGCCGTACTCCAAAGCGTGGAAGAAGCGGTTAAGGCTGGCGCCCGAGGCACACCTTACTCTGTCATCATTGCTAAGAATGGAGAGAAGGTGGTAATCAACGGCGCCGAACCACTTGTAAACATCAAAACGAAAATCGACGCGTTACTCAAATAA
- a CDS encoding DUF2779 domain-containing protein, whose translation MVISKSEFMMFLKHPAWLWLKKFDKSKIPIPDEDLQARFDEGTLFEEYAEKLFPNAVKLGYKNGGEFSGNKYYALPELTKAEIEKGTKVVMQGRLEVSDITSIFDVLEKVGENTFDLYEIKSSTSVKPEHIPDLAFQTIVLEKAGLSIRNMYVLHVNNEYVKDGDIDPAKIAKKTEVTGDVRASIPETLDNIEKAFAVLSKKEMPDISPRYLKQGSLEEWLEILNMVKGDLPRYSIYKLSRITPQKIGMLEDMGIELISDIPLDFELSESQERQVMATRSGEQEIDKEEVREFLSSFEFPLYFFDYESMTGVIPVFDGTRPYQQVPFQYSLHIQNEPGGSLTHKEYLHTENSNPVLPLLKQMREDFGSRGSVISWSKRFEMKRNEEMALMHPEFAPFLNDINDRMADLMVPFSKGWFVDKDFFGSASLKAVLPVLAPELSYKELEVSHGGMAQRVWMETVLKSRNSETKNEIMGNLRKYCTLDTYAMYAVYKRLLEFI comes from the coding sequence ATGGTCATCTCCAAATCAGAATTCATGATGTTTCTGAAGCATCCGGCGTGGCTGTGGCTTAAGAAATTCGACAAGTCCAAGATCCCTATACCGGACGAAGACCTGCAAGCCCGCTTCGACGAGGGTACACTGTTCGAAGAATATGCCGAAAAGCTTTTCCCGAACGCAGTGAAGTTGGGCTACAAAAACGGGGGCGAGTTCAGCGGCAACAAATATTATGCCTTGCCGGAGTTGACTAAGGCCGAGATAGAAAAAGGGACAAAAGTGGTCATGCAAGGGAGGTTAGAAGTAAGTGATATTACCTCTATTTTCGACGTGCTCGAGAAAGTAGGTGAAAACACTTTCGATCTTTATGAAATAAAGTCTTCCACGTCCGTAAAGCCCGAACACATTCCCGACCTTGCCTTCCAGACCATTGTGCTTGAGAAGGCCGGACTTTCTATCCGCAACATGTATGTCCTGCACGTCAACAACGAATATGTCAAAGACGGAGACATTGATCCGGCCAAAATTGCCAAGAAAACCGAAGTGACCGGTGATGTACGGGCTTCTATACCTGAAACGCTCGATAATATAGAAAAAGCTTTTGCCGTTCTCTCGAAGAAAGAGATGCCCGATATCTCACCGAGATACTTGAAACAGGGAAGCCTCGAAGAGTGGCTTGAGATATTGAACATGGTCAAAGGAGATCTGCCCAGGTATAGCATTTACAAACTCTCGAGAATTACACCGCAGAAGATTGGCATGCTCGAGGATATGGGTATCGAACTTATAAGCGACATTCCCCTTGATTTTGAGTTGTCGGAAAGTCAGGAGAGACAAGTCATGGCGACGAGATCCGGAGAACAAGAGATAGATAAGGAAGAGGTCAGGGAATTCCTGTCTAGTTTCGAATTTCCGCTATATTTCTTCGATTACGAATCAATGACCGGAGTGATACCGGTCTTTGATGGTACACGGCCGTATCAGCAAGTGCCGTTCCAGTACTCTCTTCATATCCAGAACGAGCCCGGAGGAAGCCTTACTCACAAAGAATATTTGCATACCGAGAATTCCAACCCCGTCTTGCCGCTTTTGAAACAGATGCGAGAGGACTTTGGGAGCCGCGGTTCCGTAATCTCCTGGAGCAAGAGATTTGAAATGAAGAGGAATGAAGAAATGGCCCTAATGCATCCGGAGTTCGCTCCATTTCTCAACGACATAAACGACAGGATGGCTGACCTGATGGTTCCTTTCTCAAAGGGCTGGTTTGTCGACAAAGATTTCTTCGGCTCGGCATCTCTTAAAGCCGTTCTGCCCGTCCTTGCTCCGGAATTAAGTTATAAAGAACTCGAAGTCTCGCACGGCGGCATGGCTCAAAGAGTTTGGATGGAAACTGTTTTGAAAAGCAGAAATTCAGAAACCAAAAATGAAATCATGGGCAATCTTCGCAAGTACTGCACCCTCGACACCTACGCCATGTATGCCGTTTATAAACGCCTTCTAGAATTTATTTGA
- the dnaG gene encoding DNA primase, producing the protein MRGDVDTIKERLDITEVVSGYIKLEKAGQSYKARCPFHNEKTASFFVSPARQSFYCFGCGAKGDIFSFIEEVEGLDFRGALKLLAEKAGVEIEYGRSESKTEKDKILNVLEAATTFFEKELEGSKAARKYIASRGITAETAKNWRIGYAPAEWRLLYQYLGSVGYDRALILKAGLIKSPLDPARGKEPYDVFRDRVVFPLADANGHIIAFSGRALAKETEPKYLNSPDTILFTKSEVLYGLDKAKEDIRRKNYAVLVEGQMDLVLSHQAGVRNSVASSGTAFTRAHLERLRHLSSRIILAFDGDPAGEKASEKASELGIAMGFEVKVAGLPAGLDPAEVAKKDPEKWKDILRHSLPAVEFFFNRAEEREKDPRKLGKEIEKRILPMVKLIGSAIEQSHFISMIAKRTGIKEEVLWEDLKKVPRADVSQRSDLGDSKRPDLDSSEVESISQREQIEERLAEIKLWQKELPESRPEFVLLRREESELTHNLATVSLREDLGRLRAELSRAEASKEDKLVESLTREIQEVHNRMRVVEENKKIL; encoded by the coding sequence ATGCGAGGCGATGTCGACACAATCAAAGAACGGTTAGATATAACCGAAGTAGTTTCCGGCTATATCAAACTTGAGAAAGCGGGACAGAGTTATAAGGCGCGTTGTCCCTTCCACAATGAAAAGACGGCATCTTTCTTCGTCTCACCGGCGCGCCAAAGCTTCTACTGCTTCGGCTGTGGCGCTAAGGGTGACATCTTCAGCTTCATAGAAGAAGTAGAAGGGCTCGACTTCCGCGGCGCTCTGAAGCTTCTGGCGGAAAAAGCCGGAGTGGAAATAGAATACGGGAGAAGCGAATCGAAGACGGAGAAAGATAAAATTCTCAATGTGCTCGAAGCAGCAACGACGTTCTTTGAAAAAGAGTTGGAAGGGAGCAAGGCGGCCCGCAAATACATCGCTTCCCGCGGGATAACAGCCGAGACTGCTAAAAATTGGCGCATCGGTTATGCGCCGGCCGAGTGGCGCTTGCTCTATCAGTATTTAGGAAGTGTTGGTTACGACCGCGCACTTATTCTGAAAGCTGGCCTGATTAAGTCACCACTCGACCCCGCTCGGGGTAAAGAGCCTTACGATGTTTTCCGCGACAGGGTAGTCTTTCCTCTGGCGGATGCCAACGGCCATATCATCGCTTTCTCCGGCCGAGCTTTAGCAAAGGAAACAGAACCCAAGTATCTTAATAGTCCCGATACCATCCTATTTACCAAAAGTGAGGTTCTCTACGGTCTCGATAAGGCTAAAGAAGATATCCGCAGGAAAAATTATGCCGTGCTCGTCGAGGGACAGATGGATCTGGTGCTCTCTCATCAGGCTGGGGTTAGAAACAGTGTGGCTTCTTCCGGCACTGCCTTCACCCGCGCCCACCTGGAGCGTTTAAGGCATCTGTCCTCTCGGATCATTCTGGCTTTTGACGGGGATCCTGCCGGAGAAAAGGCTTCAGAGAAGGCAAGTGAGCTCGGGATCGCCATGGGGTTCGAAGTGAAAGTGGCCGGCCTACCGGCCGGCCTTGATCCGGCGGAAGTGGCGAAAAAAGATCCAGAAAAATGGAAAGATATTCTGAGACATTCACTGCCAGCGGTTGAGTTTTTCTTCAACAGAGCTGAAGAAAGGGAAAAGGATCCGCGAAAGCTTGGCAAAGAGATAGAAAAAAGGATCTTACCGATGGTGAAGCTTATAGGAAGCGCGATCGAGCAGTCCCACTTTATCTCCATGATAGCCAAGCGCACGGGGATAAAAGAAGAGGTGCTTTGGGAAGATCTGAAAAAAGTACCGAGAGCGGATGTTTCCCAGAGGTCAGACCTTGGGGATTCAAAAAGGCCAGACCTTGATTCGAGTGAAGTTGAGTCTATCTCCCAGCGGGAACAGATTGAGGAACGCCTGGCAGAAATCAAGCTCTGGCAGAAAGAGTTGCCAGAGTCCCGCCCCGAATTCGTTTTACTAAGGAGAGAGGAATCCGAGCTCACGCATAATTTGGCCACTGTTTCCTTGCGTGAGGACCTTGGTCGGTTGCGGGCAGAACTCTCACGCGCGGAAGCGTCCAAGGAGGACAAGCTTGTTGAGAGCCTGACTCGCGAGATTCAAGAAGTGCATAATCGTATGAGAGTCGTCGAAGAGAATAAAAAAATATTGTAG
- a CDS encoding fatty acid desaturase → MSLLAAAVLIQIAVFSTTIFLHRTATHRAIVLHPAVAWVFRLMLWVTTGISTRQWVAVHRKHHAFTDIEGDPHSPLIEGFWSVQLGNVFHYVREARNPEVIERYARHIREDTWDRTLFRYGWMGPVTGTVGLCLVMGLGWGLLAASVHAFTYVFMLSSSINGLCHHKGYRNFDNTATNIRLLALITGGEGLHNNHHEYPRSPKFSLRLSEFDPAWIVIRILTILHLARPYKTMEDVAYA, encoded by the coding sequence ATGTCTCTTTTGGCTGCCGCCGTTCTCATCCAGATCGCGGTGTTTAGCACCACGATCTTCCTCCATCGCACCGCGACACACCGGGCAATCGTCTTGCATCCGGCAGTGGCATGGGTGTTCAGGTTGATGCTCTGGGTGACGACCGGTATCTCCACGCGTCAGTGGGTGGCGGTGCACCGCAAGCACCACGCCTTCACCGACATTGAGGGCGACCCGCACAGCCCACTCATCGAAGGATTCTGGTCGGTGCAGTTGGGAAACGTCTTCCACTATGTTCGCGAAGCTCGCAATCCGGAGGTTATCGAGCGCTACGCGCGCCACATCAGGGAAGATACGTGGGATCGGACACTCTTCCGCTACGGTTGGATGGGTCCGGTCACCGGGACCGTCGGACTGTGCCTTGTCATGGGCCTGGGCTGGGGACTGTTGGCAGCGAGTGTTCACGCCTTCACCTACGTCTTCATGCTCTCCTCGTCCATCAACGGCCTGTGCCACCACAAGGGGTACAGGAACTTCGATAACACTGCGACGAACATTCGTCTGTTGGCGCTCATCACCGGTGGTGAAGGGTTGCACAACAACCACCACGAGTATCCGCGCAGTCCGAAGTTTAGCCTGAGATTGAGCGAGTTCGATCCGGCATGGATTGTCATTCGCATCTTGACGATCCTGCACCTCGCGAGACCGTACAAGACCATGGAAGATGTTGCATACGCGTGA
- the typA gene encoding translational GTPase TypA produces the protein MEIRNIAIIAHVDHGKTTLTDALLRQNGMFAEGESMDSNALEKERGITIYSKNTSLFYPSKSSGQVPTKINIVDTPGHSDFGSEVERVLRSIDTVLLIVDAQEGPMPQTRFVLKKSLELGLKPIVVINKIDKPAARPEWVHEAVLELFLELGANNEQIDFPTVYAIGREGVAMRNLNDERKDLSPLLDTILEHVPPANSPAEKGFAGKGLTLGSETLRAQPFNLAYDNFLGRLAIARIYEGVLKSGSEVWVKKSFDSAQDKPGEVYKGKITKLFTFEGIKRKESEEAVAGDIVMLAGLPEIFIGDTIAGSEGAEALPAINIDEPTISLNFLVNNSPFAGREGKFVTGRQIRERLERELEVNVGLKVDFGTSDYYTVYGRGELHIAILCENMRREGFELQVSQPKVIIKENNGEKTEPFEEVLVDVPEEMSGTVISALTSRKAQLMDMKTDPSTVLGVKKQTRLIFEAPTRGLLGYRGEFVVATKGLGILSSRFTAFKKYAGEIDHHDVGAMISMEAGKCLAFSLDNLQQRGVLYVEPGDEVYAGQVIGNSSKGEDMYVNPTKGKQLTNMRASGSDEGIFLVPAFKLDIERAMEIMNDDEYIEITPTAVRLRKIFLTQQARSKAQKKAV, from the coding sequence ATGGAAATTCGTAATATCGCCATTATCGCTCACGTTGACCACGGCAAGACTACTCTGACCGATGCCCTTTTGCGTCAGAACGGCATGTTTGCCGAAGGTGAGAGCATGGACTCCAACGCTCTCGAGAAAGAGCGCGGCATTACCATTTACTCCAAGAATACTTCCCTCTTCTACCCTTCGAAGTCTTCAGGGCAAGTCCCCACGAAAATTAACATTGTAGATACCCCGGGTCACTCCGACTTCGGCTCCGAAGTAGAGCGCGTACTCAGATCTATCGACACTGTGCTTCTCATTGTTGATGCCCAGGAAGGCCCGATGCCTCAGACAAGATTTGTGCTCAAGAAATCACTCGAGCTCGGTCTGAAGCCTATCGTAGTTATCAATAAAATAGACAAGCCTGCCGCCCGACCCGAATGGGTTCATGAAGCCGTACTCGAACTCTTTCTCGAACTTGGCGCCAACAACGAGCAGATCGACTTCCCTACTGTTTACGCTATCGGACGTGAGGGCGTGGCCATGCGCAACTTGAATGATGAAAGGAAAGATCTCTCGCCCCTGCTCGACACGATTCTGGAACATGTCCCTCCCGCAAACAGTCCCGCGGAAAAAGGTTTTGCGGGAAAAGGTCTGACCTTGGGAAGCGAGACCTTGAGGGCCCAGCCATTTAACTTAGCTTACGACAACTTTCTCGGACGTCTCGCGATCGCCCGCATTTATGAAGGAGTGCTTAAAAGCGGCTCAGAAGTCTGGGTCAAAAAGTCTTTCGACTCCGCTCAAGATAAACCGGGAGAAGTTTACAAAGGTAAGATCACCAAGCTCTTCACTTTCGAAGGTATTAAGAGAAAGGAGTCCGAGGAAGCGGTCGCGGGTGACATAGTCATGCTAGCCGGTCTCCCTGAAATATTTATCGGTGACACTATTGCAGGGAGCGAAGGTGCTGAGGCATTACCTGCCATCAACATCGATGAGCCGACTATTTCTCTAAACTTCCTCGTCAACAATTCACCTTTCGCCGGACGTGAGGGTAAATTCGTCACCGGTCGCCAAATCCGCGAACGTCTCGAACGGGAACTCGAAGTCAACGTGGGCCTCAAAGTGGACTTCGGCACTAGCGACTACTATACCGTCTATGGTCGTGGCGAACTTCACATTGCCATCCTCTGCGAAAACATGCGGCGTGAAGGATTCGAACTCCAAGTTTCTCAGCCGAAAGTTATTATCAAAGAAAATAATGGCGAGAAAACTGAACCTTTCGAGGAAGTGCTCGTGGACGTGCCGGAAGAAATGAGCGGCACTGTCATCTCGGCTCTTACCTCGCGTAAAGCTCAACTAATGGATATGAAAACCGACCCCTCGACCGTGCTCGGGGTAAAGAAACAGACCCGCTTGATCTTCGAAGCGCCGACTCGTGGACTCTTGGGCTACCGCGGTGAGTTCGTAGTCGCAACCAAGGGATTAGGCATCCTCTCTTCCCGCTTCACCGCCTTCAAGAAATATGCAGGCGAAATAGATCATCACGATGTGGGCGCCATGATCTCCATGGAAGCCGGTAAGTGCCTGGCCTTCTCTCTCGACAATCTCCAACAGCGCGGGGTGTTATATGTCGAGCCGGGAGATGAGGTTTACGCCGGACAAGTGATCGGTAACTCTTCCAAGGGTGAAGATATGTATGTGAATCCCACTAAAGGCAAACAGCTTACCAACATGCGGGCTTCCGGCTCGGACGAAGGCATTTTCCTAGTACCTGCTTTCAAGCTCGACATCGAACGGGCTATGGAAATTATGAACGATGATGAATACATTGAGATTACACCTACCGCTGTCCGTCTGCGAAAAATTTTCCTCACCCAGCAAGCACGTTCAAAAGCTCAGAAAAAAGCTGTATAA
- a CDS encoding ribonuclease H-like domain-containing protein: MRKIVFDIETKNFFQDVGKNDPALLDIALVAIYDSETDSYSSYLEDELVKLWPIIERTDMLIGFTSDHFDIPLLNKYYPGDLTKIKSLDILREIKNVYGRRMRLDQLAEGTLGKNKSGHGSKVMDWWKAGEIEKIRSYCIDDVRLTKELYDYARTHNKLIFKEGKALNEIRLDTSDWETPNNNKLTFSLPF, from the coding sequence ATGCGTAAAATAGTTTTCGATATAGAAACTAAGAACTTTTTCCAAGATGTCGGCAAGAACGATCCGGCGCTCTTGGATATTGCCTTGGTTGCCATTTATGACTCCGAGACTGATTCATATTCATCATACTTGGAAGACGAGTTGGTCAAACTCTGGCCGATCATCGAGCGCACCGACATGCTTATCGGCTTTACTTCAGACCACTTTGATATTCCACTCTTAAATAAATACTACCCCGGAGACCTGACGAAAATAAAAAGCCTTGATATTTTAAGAGAAATAAAAAATGTTTACGGCCGCCGAATGCGCCTTGACCAGCTGGCGGAAGGTACGTTGGGGAAAAATAAGTCGGGCCACGGCTCGAAAGTGATGGACTGGTGGAAAGCTGGCGAAATAGAGAAGATCAGGAGTTACTGCATCGATGACGTCAGATTGACCAAAGAGCTCTACGACTATGCCCGGACCCACAATAAGCTTATTTTCAAAGAAGGCAAGGCTCTCAATGAGATCAGACTGGACACCTCAGACTGGGAGACGCCAAATAACAATAAACTCACTTTCTCTCTGCCATTTTGA
- a CDS encoding sigma-70 family RNA polymerase sigma factor, translated as MERLISRGKGRGFVTYDEILKEFPTIETNIVFLDELYEKLHTLGVDILEGGGLLEMPEEETGKHYAYSRGDSSYDSIQMYLREIGQYPLIAGAMEKELAKRIEAGDMDAKNLLMKANLRLVVSIAKKYANRSPDLTLLDLIQEGNLGLHKAVEKFDWTKGFKFSTYATWWIRQAITRALADQSRTIRVPVHMVETIAKYKQVVRRLTQDLGREPLQEEIALEMNLDVDKIYQIEKIDQSTVSLETPVGDESDDKSKLGDFLADDKILSPDQESSRRIVSDQVKEILGDLPPKERKILEMRHGLLDGYTHTLEEVGKVFGVTRERIRQIEAKAHEKIRQHEKINRLRGY; from the coding sequence ATGGAGCGTCTCATCTCTCGAGGTAAAGGACGTGGCTTCGTCACTTACGATGAGATTCTGAAAGAATTTCCGACCATTGAGACCAATATCGTCTTCCTTGATGAGCTTTATGAGAAGCTTCACACTCTCGGTGTCGATATCCTCGAGGGAGGCGGCCTTTTAGAGATGCCGGAAGAAGAAACCGGTAAGCACTACGCCTACTCAAGAGGGGATTCATCTTACGATTCTATCCAAATGTATCTGCGGGAAATCGGTCAGTATCCTCTCATTGCCGGCGCTATGGAAAAAGAGCTTGCCAAGAGGATTGAGGCCGGAGATATGGACGCCAAAAATCTGCTTATGAAGGCCAATCTCCGCTTGGTGGTTTCTATCGCCAAGAAATACGCCAATAGAAGCCCCGACCTTACTCTGCTTGACCTGATTCAGGAAGGGAATCTTGGACTACATAAAGCGGTGGAGAAATTCGACTGGACCAAAGGCTTTAAATTCTCTACTTATGCCACTTGGTGGATCAGGCAGGCTATCACCCGCGCTCTGGCTGACCAGTCTAGGACGATTCGTGTGCCGGTACACATGGTCGAGACTATTGCCAAGTACAAGCAAGTGGTCCGTCGCCTGACTCAGGACCTTGGCCGCGAACCCTTGCAAGAAGAGATCGCACTCGAAATGAATCTCGATGTCGATAAAATTTATCAAATCGAGAAAATCGACCAGTCTACCGTCTCTCTTGAGACTCCAGTCGGCGATGAGTCTGATGATAAAAGCAAGCTGGGCGACTTCCTCGCTGATGATAAAATTCTTTCTCCGGATCAGGAATCCTCAAGGCGCATTGTCTCCGACCAAGTGAAAGAGATTTTAGGTGATCTGCCTCCCAAGGAGCGAAAGATTTTGGAAATGCGCCACGGCCTCTTGGATGGTTACACTCATACGCTTGAAGAAGTGGGTAAAGTCTTCGGCGTCACCCGCGAACGCATCCGCCAAATCGAAGCCAAGGCTCACGAGAAGATTAGGCAACATGAGAAGATTAATAGGTTGAGAGGGTATTAA